From Pagrus major chromosome 2, Pma_NU_1.0, one genomic window encodes:
- the zc3h4 gene encoding zinc finger CCCH domain-containing protein 4 isoform X2, with the protein MAVESMTVHPNSPTTNHEHNSLLTDERPEDGELEEGELEDDGGDVEQEETGGGTSAAVGAGDGGDEAGGGGEAAGEGTEERRRRSRERHGSSNSDDERAHRRKRKRKKEKEREREKRRSKKKRKSKHKRHASSDDDHSDFSDDSDYSPSEKRVKYREYSPQYPPPSHGGYGGSKKGSYMKMDKQSYGGYDDYEEDNYEGEEEEEMGDEEYDDFTKELNQYRKAKEGGGGRGRGGKGRMKNQRGRGGMRGGRRGRGGSRGRGGRGGGGGGGGKMGGDNDDGDGYGEEMEYGDDDYDNMGDDDYDDYSKELNQYKKCKDRGRGGKGGRGRGRGKGGRGMIRGGRGRNRGRGRGDMGMDDDNNGDMDNGDGGGGGDGGGLGRRNQNEKHQDKKGKAICKYYIEGRCTWGDHCNFSHDIELPKKKELCKFYITGFCARADHCPYMHGEFPCKLFHTTGNCVNNDECMFSHEALNDDTQELLNKMLAEDAEAGAEDEKEVEELKKQGINPLPKPPPGVGLLPTPPRPVPIDANTGAGDFGGPPPGDFGGPPGPNQGPMPSKGPPGPGPVPGPNPCVGPPVLGPEGNPFQGGPPNPNCPPPPHMGPPPPCGGGGGGAGKKIPSLFEIKVQPTGQLAQKLAVSQTPSGTQGQASSPGPQGAPGAPPPRFPAPPGMMSPDMQNMGPNLGMNQGPPNMGPGGPPMMGGFAPGDGPPHGGAMPPCPPQGGGNFFNNFFNQQDGMAMEGVVQEGDNYQGFAGMDERGGGKFGNQSGGQDGSANGASANQGGISVPDFLPPAQRVLFMRIQQKQQEEEERARRMAEGGAEKSRDTEGDSGNWYSSEDEDGGGSVTSILKTLRQQTQVPQKSDGPPSDPRLQKASPAGALARPADPRLARDPRLARAAESAQLSDSTHSMPAPSSSGPPADPRLARLTAAASAGSTSLSPPAAKPEPPLVYKPPPLTAPAADEEETERVLRDKPVPIPLDPLMGMALRDPRSQLQQFSHIKKDILLHMPAFSKAITWSPEDLLPLPIPKQDLLPLPPGIPSVSSIDPRLSRAQQQQQHNTSLPHSQPPPVQPPPSSDPPAPSSSTSSLPDFELLSRILKTVNSSPSQTPSPPLLPPPAAPVALLGAPPPVPPAPAEKPVDPRVARKVPTDPRLQPQKSALKQPSDPTPPPASSTSPATTSSSSPPTIAPYDPRLLSSGGAGRGVGAGAPGGASVLSSISLYDPRTNKPGSPGTSSGSNNSPNSASTESKPSEPTTTKPKSKEPLFVRKSALDQPEPEKSSEQGTDRYNSYNRPRPKPAPSPNSTAQGGPAAAGAAAAGGQGAPGAAGDQGPAGVHNLPVSSLFGVVKQAGKPGGTGSPFGGNSPVQSEQATTEQDNASLKEVFKGFDPTASPFCQ; encoded by the exons ATGGCTGTGGAAAGCATGACTGTCCATCCAAACTCCCCAACTACCAACCACGAACACAACAGTCTCCTGACTGACGAAAG GCCGGAGGAtggagagctggaggagggagaattGGAAGATGATGGGGGAGATGTGGAGCAGGAAGAAACGGGTGGAGGTACGTCCGCAGCAGTAGGAGCTGGAGATGGGGGCGATGAAGCAGGCggaggaggtgaagcagcagggGAAGGGACTGAGGAGCGGCGACGGCGAAGCCGGGAGCGCCACGGCAGCAGCAATTCGGACGATGAGAGAGCCCACCGTCgcaagagaaagaggaagaaagagaaggagcgagagagggagaagaggaggtcGAAGAAGAAACGCAAATCCAAACACAAA CGTCATGCATCCTCTGATGATGACCACTCGGACTTCAGCGATGACTCTGACTACAGTCCCAGTGAGAAGAGGGTGAAGTACAGAGAGTACAGTCCACAGTACCCCCCTCCT TCTCATGGGGGCTACGGTGGCTCAAAGAAAGGCAGCTATATGAAAATGGACAAGCAGAGCTACGGAGGCTACGATGACTATGAAGAGGACAATtatgaaggagaggaagaagaggagatggGCGACGAAGAATATGACGACTTCACCAAGGAGCTCAACCAGTACCGCAAAGccaaggagggaggaggtggccGCGGTAGAG gcgGTAAAGGTCGTATGAAGAACCAGAGAGGTCGAGGAGGaatgaggggagggaggagaggaagagggggaagcagaggaagaggaggtcgaggtggaggtggaggaggaggaggaaagatgGGAGGAGACAATGACGATGGAGACGGCTATGGAGAAGAGATGGAG TATGGAGATGATGACTACGACAACATGGGGGATGATGACTACGATGACTACTCAAAAGAACTCAATCAGTACAAGAAGTGcaaagacagaggcagag GAGGAAAAGGTGGCCGCGGGCGAGGGAGGGGTAAAGGAGGGCGTGGTAtgatcagaggaggaagaggtcgAAACCGCGGCAGAGGAAGAGGTGACATGGGGATGGATGACGACAACAACGGCGACATGGACAACGGG gacggaggtggaggaggcgaTGGAGGAGGACTCGGGAGAAGGAATCAGAATGAGAAGCACCAGGATAAGAAAGGAAAGGCCATCTGCAAGTACTATATCGAGGGGAGATGCACTTGG gGGGACCACTGCAACTTCAGCCACGACATTGAGCTGCCCAAGAAGAAGGAGCTGTGCAAGTTCTACATCACTGGATTTTGtgccagagctgaccactgtCCTTACATGCATG GTGAATTCCCTTGTAAGCTGTTCCACACCACAGGGAACTGTGTCAATAACGATGAGTGCATGTTCTCACATGAAGCACTCAATGATGACACACAGGAGCTGCTCAACAAG ATGCTGGCAGAAGATGCAGAAGCTGGAGCGGAGGATGAGAAGGAGGTTGAGGAGCTGAAGAAGCAGGGCATCAACCCTCTACCCAAACCTCCTCCTGGAGTTGGCCTCCTCCCTACCCCTCCTCGGCCTGTTCCTATAGATGCCAACACAGGGGCTGGGGATTTTGGCGGACCTCCACCAGGTGACTTTGGGGGACCTCCTGGACCTAACCAGGGGCCCATGCCCAGTAAAGGTCCCCCAGGACCAGGGCCTGTTCCTGGGCCCAACCCCTGCGTTGGTCCCCCTGTGCTTGGCCCTGAAGGAAATCCCTTCCAAGGTGGGCCCCCAAATCCCAactgccctcctcctccccacatGGGCCCTCCACCCCCTTGtggtggagggggaggtggcGCAGGGAAGAAGATCCCCTCATTGTTTGAGATTAAAGTTCAGCCGACTGGACAGCTGGCTCAGAAACTGGCCGTCAG CCAGACTCCCAGTGGTACCCAGGGTCAGGCTTCATCTCCTGGACCCCAAGGGGCCCCTGGTGCCCCTCCACCCCGGTTCCCTGCCCCTCCGGGCATGATGTCCCCCGACATGCAGAACATGGGCCCCAACCTTGGGATGAACCAGGGGCCCCCCAACATGGGCCCTGGTGGACCGCCCATGATGGGAGGATTTGCACCAGGTGACGGCCCTCCACATGGGGGTGCTATGCCTCCGTGTCCTCCTCAGGGTGGAGGAAACTTTTTCAACAACTTCTTCAATCAGCAGGACGGTATGGCGATGGAGGGAGTGGTGCAAGAAG GTGACAACTACCAGGGTTTTGCTGGCATGgacgagagaggaggagggaaattTGGTAATCAGTCAGGTGGCCAAGATGGCTCTGCTAATGGAGCATCAGCCAATCAGGGAGGGATTTCTGTGCCTGACTTTCTGCCTCCAGCGCAGCGTGTCCTGTTCATGAGGATCCAACAGaagcagcaggaagaagaggaaagagctCGCAGGATGGCCGAGGGAGGAGCAGAGAAGAGTAGAGACACTGAAG GTGACTCAGGGAACTGGTACTCCAGTGAGGATGAAGATGGCGGTGGTAGTGTGACCTCCATCTTGAAGACGCTTCGTCAACAGACACAGGTGCCTCAAAAATCTGATGGCCCTCCAAGTGACCCTCGCCTCCAGAAAGCCTCACCGGCCGGCGCTCTGGCTCGGCCAGCGGACCCCCGCTTGGCTCGGGACCCACGCCTGGCGCGTGCTGCAGAGTCAGCTCAACTCTCCGACTCCACCCACTCTATGCCTGCTCCATCTTCCTCTGGACCGCCTGCAGACCCCAGGTTAGCCCGGCTTACAGCTGCTGCATCAGCTGGATCAACGTCCCTCTCACCCCCTGCTGCTAAACCAGAGCCTCCTCTGGTCTACAAGCCCCCGCCACTCACAGCTCCAGCAGCggatgaggaggagacagagcgAGTTCTGCGTGACAAGCCGGTGCCGATTCCTCTGGACCCGCTCATGGGTATGGCTCTGAGAGACCCTCGCTCGCAGCTGCAACAGTTCAGCCACATCAAGAAGGATATCCTTCTCCACATGCCGGCCTTCTCCAAAGCCATCACCTGGTCGCCTGAAGATCTCCTTCCCCTCCCTATCCCCAAGCAGGACCTCCTTCCACTCCCACCAGGCATCCCTTCTGTATCCTCCATAGACCCCCGTCTGTCTCgtgctcagcagcagcagcaacacaacacatcactCCCTCACTCACAGCCTCCCCCTGTacagcctcctccctcctcggACCCCCCTGCTCCctcatcctccacctcctccctcccagACTTTGAGCTGCTGTCTCGTATCCTGAAGACTGTCAACTCCAGTCCGTCCCAgactccctcccctcctctcttacCCCCCCCTGCGGCCCCTGTGGCTCTGCTGGGCGCACCTCCCCCCGTGCCTCCTGCACCTGCAGAAAAGCCGGTAGACCCCCGTGTTGCCCGTAAAGTCCCCACAGACCCCCGTCTCCAGCCTCAGAAGTCTGCATTGAAGCAACCATCCgatcccactcctcctcctgcctcctctacCTCTCCAGCAACAACATCTAGCTCCTCTCCTCCTACCATTGCACCCTACGACCCCAGGCTGCTCTCCTCAGGTGGGGCAGGACGCGGTGTGGGAGCTGGGGCACCAGGGGGAGCCAGCGTCCTAAGCAGCATTAGTCTGTATGACCCTCGGACTAACAAACCAGGCAGCCCTGGTACCAGCAGTGGCTCTAACAACTCCCCCAACTCAGCCAGCACAGAGTCCAAGCCCAGTGAGCCCACAACGACTAAACCCAAGTCAAAGGAGCCCCTGTTTGTTCGGAAGTCTGCGTTGGACCAACCAGAGCCAGAGAAAAGTTCAGAGCAGGGGACTGATCGATACAACAGCTATAACAGGCCCAGGCCCAAGCCTGCACCCTCGCCTAACTCAACAGCTCAGGGAGGGCCAGCTGCAGCCGGAGCAGCCGCAGCTGGAGGTCAGGGTGCTCCTGGAGCTGCTGGGGATCAGGGGCCCGCTGGAGTCCACAACCTACCAGTTTCCTCTCTGTTTGGTGTTGTGAAGCAGGCGGGCAAACCAGGTGGGACGGGTAGCCCCTTTGGAGGCAACAGCCCGGTGCAGTCTGAGCAGGCAACCACAGAGCAGGACAACGCCTCGCTGAAGGAGGTTTTCAAAGGCTTTGACCCCACAGCCTCCCCCTTCTGCCAGTGA
- the sae1 gene encoding SUMO-activating enzyme subunit 1: MIDMIEKEDPIISEEEAAQYDRQIRLWGLDAQKRLRGSRVLLAGLGGLGAEVAKNLILAGVKGLTLLDHEQVSEESCRAQFLVPVTAQGQNRAQASLERAQNLNPMVEVHADSTRIEDKPDDFFLQFDAVCLTGCSRDLMVRVDQLCSQRNIKVFCGDIYGYYGYMFCNLGKEHNYVEEKPKLVKPSVNSNDGPEAKKAKVDPNETTMVKKTASFCALKEALEVDWTTEKAKAALKRTPVDYFLLHVLLKFRTDKGRDPDPQSFAEDSQLLKQIRDDVLEALAVSSELLSDDFTSYCFSEMSPVCAVVGGVLGQEVVKALSQRDPPHRNFFFFDGRKGNGMVDYFGPN; this comes from the exons ATGATCGATATGATCGAGAAAGAGGACCCGATCATCAGCGAGGAGGAGGCGGCACAGTATGACCGCCAGATCCGATTGTGGGGGCTAGATGCCCAAAAGAG gttgCGAGGGTCCCGTGTGCTCCTGGCAGGTTTAGGGGGTCTGGGGGCAGAAGTGGCCAAGAACCTGATCCTGGCTGGAGTTAAAGGACTCACTTTGCTGGATCATGAACAG GTGTCAGAGGAGTCATGTCGAGCTCAGTTCCTGGTCCCGGTGACAGCTCAGGGTCAGAATCGAGCCCAGGCCTCTTTGGAGCGAGCGCAGAACCTCAACCCGATGGTGGAGGTCCACGCTGACTCAACGAGAATCGAAGACAAACCAGATGACTTCTTTCTGCAATTTGACGCG GTGTGTCTGACAGGCTGCTCCAGAGACCTGATGGTGCGGGTGGACCAGCTCTGTTCTCAGCGCAACATCAAAGTCTTCTGCGGGGATATCTACGGTTACTATGGTTACATGTTCTGCAACCTCGGGAAGGAGCACAACTACGTTGA GGAGAAACCTAAACTGGTGAAACCAAGTGTAAATTCTAATGACGGTCCTGAAGCGAAGAAAGCCAAAGTGGACCCCAACGAAACCACCATGGTGAAAAAG ACGGCCAGTTTCTGCGCTCTGAAGGAGGCTCTGGAGGTCGACTGGACGACTGAGAAGGCCAAAGCCGCTCTGAAGCGAACTCCAGTGGACTACTTCCTGCTTCACG tTCTGTTGAAGTTTCGTACAGACAAAGGCCGCGACCCTGACCCACAATCCTTTGCTGAAGACAGTCAGCTCCTGAAACAGATCCGTGATGACGTCCTCGAGGCCTTGGCAGTGAGCAGTGAGCTCCTGAGCGATGACTTCACGAG CTACTGCTTCTCTGAGATGTCTCCGGTGTGCGCCGTCGTGGGAGGAGTTCTGGGACAGGAAGTCGTCAAG GCTCTCTCCCAAAGAGACCCTCCACACCggaacttcttcttcttcgatGGTCGTAAAGGCAACGGCATGGTCGACTACTTTGGACCAAACTAA
- the zc3h4 gene encoding zinc finger CCCH domain-containing protein 4 isoform X1 translates to MAVESMTVHPNSPTTNHEHNSLLTDERPEDGELEEGELEDDGGDVEQEETGGGTSAAVGAGDGGDEAGGGGEAAGEGTEERRRRSRERHGSSNSDDERAHRRKRKRKKEKEREREKRRSKKKRKSKHKRHASSDDDHSDFSDDSDYSPSEKRVKYREYSPQYPPPSHGGYGGSKKGSYMKMDKQSYGGYDDYEEDNYEGEEEEEMGDEEYDDFTKELNQYRKAKEGGGGRGRGGKGRMKNQRGRGGMRGGRRGRGGSRGRGGRGGGGGGGGKMGGDNDDGDGYGEEMEYGDDDYDNMGDDDYDDYSKELNQYKKCKDRGRGGKGGRGRGRGKGGRGMIRGGRGRNRGRGRGDMGMDDDNNGDMDNGDGGGGGDGGGLGRRNQNEKHQDKKGKAICKYYIEGRCTWGDHCNFSHDIELPKKKELCKFYITGFCARADHCPYMHGEFPCKLFHTTGNCVNNDECMFSHEALNDDTQELLNKMLAEDAEAGAEDEKEVEELKKQGINPLPKPPPGVGLLPTPPRPVPIDANTGAGDFGGPPPGDFGGPPGPNQGPMPSKGPPGPGPVPGPNPCVGPPVLGPEGNPFQGGPPNPNCPPPPHMGPPPPCGGGGGGAGKKIPSLFEIKVQPTGQLAQKLAVRSQTPSGTQGQASSPGPQGAPGAPPPRFPAPPGMMSPDMQNMGPNLGMNQGPPNMGPGGPPMMGGFAPGDGPPHGGAMPPCPPQGGGNFFNNFFNQQDGMAMEGVVQEGDNYQGFAGMDERGGGKFGNQSGGQDGSANGASANQGGISVPDFLPPAQRVLFMRIQQKQQEEEERARRMAEGGAEKSRDTEGDSGNWYSSEDEDGGGSVTSILKTLRQQTQVPQKSDGPPSDPRLQKASPAGALARPADPRLARDPRLARAAESAQLSDSTHSMPAPSSSGPPADPRLARLTAAASAGSTSLSPPAAKPEPPLVYKPPPLTAPAADEEETERVLRDKPVPIPLDPLMGMALRDPRSQLQQFSHIKKDILLHMPAFSKAITWSPEDLLPLPIPKQDLLPLPPGIPSVSSIDPRLSRAQQQQQHNTSLPHSQPPPVQPPPSSDPPAPSSSTSSLPDFELLSRILKTVNSSPSQTPSPPLLPPPAAPVALLGAPPPVPPAPAEKPVDPRVARKVPTDPRLQPQKSALKQPSDPTPPPASSTSPATTSSSSPPTIAPYDPRLLSSGGAGRGVGAGAPGGASVLSSISLYDPRTNKPGSPGTSSGSNNSPNSASTESKPSEPTTTKPKSKEPLFVRKSALDQPEPEKSSEQGTDRYNSYNRPRPKPAPSPNSTAQGGPAAAGAAAAGGQGAPGAAGDQGPAGVHNLPVSSLFGVVKQAGKPGGTGSPFGGNSPVQSEQATTEQDNASLKEVFKGFDPTASPFCQ, encoded by the exons ATGGCTGTGGAAAGCATGACTGTCCATCCAAACTCCCCAACTACCAACCACGAACACAACAGTCTCCTGACTGACGAAAG GCCGGAGGAtggagagctggaggagggagaattGGAAGATGATGGGGGAGATGTGGAGCAGGAAGAAACGGGTGGAGGTACGTCCGCAGCAGTAGGAGCTGGAGATGGGGGCGATGAAGCAGGCggaggaggtgaagcagcagggGAAGGGACTGAGGAGCGGCGACGGCGAAGCCGGGAGCGCCACGGCAGCAGCAATTCGGACGATGAGAGAGCCCACCGTCgcaagagaaagaggaagaaagagaaggagcgagagagggagaagaggaggtcGAAGAAGAAACGCAAATCCAAACACAAA CGTCATGCATCCTCTGATGATGACCACTCGGACTTCAGCGATGACTCTGACTACAGTCCCAGTGAGAAGAGGGTGAAGTACAGAGAGTACAGTCCACAGTACCCCCCTCCT TCTCATGGGGGCTACGGTGGCTCAAAGAAAGGCAGCTATATGAAAATGGACAAGCAGAGCTACGGAGGCTACGATGACTATGAAGAGGACAATtatgaaggagaggaagaagaggagatggGCGACGAAGAATATGACGACTTCACCAAGGAGCTCAACCAGTACCGCAAAGccaaggagggaggaggtggccGCGGTAGAG gcgGTAAAGGTCGTATGAAGAACCAGAGAGGTCGAGGAGGaatgaggggagggaggagaggaagagggggaagcagaggaagaggaggtcgaggtggaggtggaggaggaggaggaaagatgGGAGGAGACAATGACGATGGAGACGGCTATGGAGAAGAGATGGAG TATGGAGATGATGACTACGACAACATGGGGGATGATGACTACGATGACTACTCAAAAGAACTCAATCAGTACAAGAAGTGcaaagacagaggcagag GAGGAAAAGGTGGCCGCGGGCGAGGGAGGGGTAAAGGAGGGCGTGGTAtgatcagaggaggaagaggtcgAAACCGCGGCAGAGGAAGAGGTGACATGGGGATGGATGACGACAACAACGGCGACATGGACAACGGG gacggaggtggaggaggcgaTGGAGGAGGACTCGGGAGAAGGAATCAGAATGAGAAGCACCAGGATAAGAAAGGAAAGGCCATCTGCAAGTACTATATCGAGGGGAGATGCACTTGG gGGGACCACTGCAACTTCAGCCACGACATTGAGCTGCCCAAGAAGAAGGAGCTGTGCAAGTTCTACATCACTGGATTTTGtgccagagctgaccactgtCCTTACATGCATG GTGAATTCCCTTGTAAGCTGTTCCACACCACAGGGAACTGTGTCAATAACGATGAGTGCATGTTCTCACATGAAGCACTCAATGATGACACACAGGAGCTGCTCAACAAG ATGCTGGCAGAAGATGCAGAAGCTGGAGCGGAGGATGAGAAGGAGGTTGAGGAGCTGAAGAAGCAGGGCATCAACCCTCTACCCAAACCTCCTCCTGGAGTTGGCCTCCTCCCTACCCCTCCTCGGCCTGTTCCTATAGATGCCAACACAGGGGCTGGGGATTTTGGCGGACCTCCACCAGGTGACTTTGGGGGACCTCCTGGACCTAACCAGGGGCCCATGCCCAGTAAAGGTCCCCCAGGACCAGGGCCTGTTCCTGGGCCCAACCCCTGCGTTGGTCCCCCTGTGCTTGGCCCTGAAGGAAATCCCTTCCAAGGTGGGCCCCCAAATCCCAactgccctcctcctccccacatGGGCCCTCCACCCCCTTGtggtggagggggaggtggcGCAGGGAAGAAGATCCCCTCATTGTTTGAGATTAAAGTTCAGCCGACTGGACAGCTGGCTCAGAAACTGGCCGTCAG aAGCCAGACTCCCAGTGGTACCCAGGGTCAGGCTTCATCTCCTGGACCCCAAGGGGCCCCTGGTGCCCCTCCACCCCGGTTCCCTGCCCCTCCGGGCATGATGTCCCCCGACATGCAGAACATGGGCCCCAACCTTGGGATGAACCAGGGGCCCCCCAACATGGGCCCTGGTGGACCGCCCATGATGGGAGGATTTGCACCAGGTGACGGCCCTCCACATGGGGGTGCTATGCCTCCGTGTCCTCCTCAGGGTGGAGGAAACTTTTTCAACAACTTCTTCAATCAGCAGGACGGTATGGCGATGGAGGGAGTGGTGCAAGAAG GTGACAACTACCAGGGTTTTGCTGGCATGgacgagagaggaggagggaaattTGGTAATCAGTCAGGTGGCCAAGATGGCTCTGCTAATGGAGCATCAGCCAATCAGGGAGGGATTTCTGTGCCTGACTTTCTGCCTCCAGCGCAGCGTGTCCTGTTCATGAGGATCCAACAGaagcagcaggaagaagaggaaagagctCGCAGGATGGCCGAGGGAGGAGCAGAGAAGAGTAGAGACACTGAAG GTGACTCAGGGAACTGGTACTCCAGTGAGGATGAAGATGGCGGTGGTAGTGTGACCTCCATCTTGAAGACGCTTCGTCAACAGACACAGGTGCCTCAAAAATCTGATGGCCCTCCAAGTGACCCTCGCCTCCAGAAAGCCTCACCGGCCGGCGCTCTGGCTCGGCCAGCGGACCCCCGCTTGGCTCGGGACCCACGCCTGGCGCGTGCTGCAGAGTCAGCTCAACTCTCCGACTCCACCCACTCTATGCCTGCTCCATCTTCCTCTGGACCGCCTGCAGACCCCAGGTTAGCCCGGCTTACAGCTGCTGCATCAGCTGGATCAACGTCCCTCTCACCCCCTGCTGCTAAACCAGAGCCTCCTCTGGTCTACAAGCCCCCGCCACTCACAGCTCCAGCAGCggatgaggaggagacagagcgAGTTCTGCGTGACAAGCCGGTGCCGATTCCTCTGGACCCGCTCATGGGTATGGCTCTGAGAGACCCTCGCTCGCAGCTGCAACAGTTCAGCCACATCAAGAAGGATATCCTTCTCCACATGCCGGCCTTCTCCAAAGCCATCACCTGGTCGCCTGAAGATCTCCTTCCCCTCCCTATCCCCAAGCAGGACCTCCTTCCACTCCCACCAGGCATCCCTTCTGTATCCTCCATAGACCCCCGTCTGTCTCgtgctcagcagcagcagcaacacaacacatcactCCCTCACTCACAGCCTCCCCCTGTacagcctcctccctcctcggACCCCCCTGCTCCctcatcctccacctcctccctcccagACTTTGAGCTGCTGTCTCGTATCCTGAAGACTGTCAACTCCAGTCCGTCCCAgactccctcccctcctctcttacCCCCCCCTGCGGCCCCTGTGGCTCTGCTGGGCGCACCTCCCCCCGTGCCTCCTGCACCTGCAGAAAAGCCGGTAGACCCCCGTGTTGCCCGTAAAGTCCCCACAGACCCCCGTCTCCAGCCTCAGAAGTCTGCATTGAAGCAACCATCCgatcccactcctcctcctgcctcctctacCTCTCCAGCAACAACATCTAGCTCCTCTCCTCCTACCATTGCACCCTACGACCCCAGGCTGCTCTCCTCAGGTGGGGCAGGACGCGGTGTGGGAGCTGGGGCACCAGGGGGAGCCAGCGTCCTAAGCAGCATTAGTCTGTATGACCCTCGGACTAACAAACCAGGCAGCCCTGGTACCAGCAGTGGCTCTAACAACTCCCCCAACTCAGCCAGCACAGAGTCCAAGCCCAGTGAGCCCACAACGACTAAACCCAAGTCAAAGGAGCCCCTGTTTGTTCGGAAGTCTGCGTTGGACCAACCAGAGCCAGAGAAAAGTTCAGAGCAGGGGACTGATCGATACAACAGCTATAACAGGCCCAGGCCCAAGCCTGCACCCTCGCCTAACTCAACAGCTCAGGGAGGGCCAGCTGCAGCCGGAGCAGCCGCAGCTGGAGGTCAGGGTGCTCCTGGAGCTGCTGGGGATCAGGGGCCCGCTGGAGTCCACAACCTACCAGTTTCCTCTCTGTTTGGTGTTGTGAAGCAGGCGGGCAAACCAGGTGGGACGGGTAGCCCCTTTGGAGGCAACAGCCCGGTGCAGTCTGAGCAGGCAACCACAGAGCAGGACAACGCCTCGCTGAAGGAGGTTTTCAAAGGCTTTGACCCCACAGCCTCCCCCTTCTGCCAGTGA